The proteins below are encoded in one region of Nilaparvata lugens isolate BPH chromosome X, ASM1435652v1, whole genome shotgun sequence:
- the LOC111056513 gene encoding uncharacterized protein LOC111056513 codes for MALGNDDELIVELDGSQLKSSVSFKYLGSSLQRDGGLDAEIQHRLNCGWFNWRRMSGVICDKRVNCKMKGKVYRSVVRPSTLFGTNTWLVSKRQEKKMEVAERRMLRWMCGVTRIDRIRNEEIRGTVGVVPLGRRMQEARMRWFGHVQRRKEDYVERRMLDLDLGGRRGRGRC; via the coding sequence ATGGCATTGGGGAACGATGACGAACTGATTGTGGAACTGGATGGAAGCCAACTTAAATCATCTGTGAGCTTCAAGTACCTGGGTTCAAGTTTGCAAAGGGACGGTGGGCTGGATGCAGAAATACAGCATAGACTGAATTGCGGATGGTTCAACTGGAGAAGAATGAGTGGTGTGATCTGTGATAAGAGAGTGAACTGTAAGATGAAGGGTAAGGTGTACAGATCGGTAGTGAGACCATCTACGTTGTTTGGAACGAACACCTGGCTTGTTTCAAAGAGGCAAGAGAAGAAAATGGAAGTGGCTGAGAGGAGAATGCTAAGATGGATGTGTGGGGTCACAAGAATAGATAGAATTCGTAATGAGGAGATTAGAGGTACAGTTGGGGTGGTACCATTGGGTCGGCGAATGCAGGAGGCcaggatgaggtggtttggaCATGTACAGAGACGTAAGGAGGACTATGTGGAACGGAGGATGCTGGATTTGGATCTTGGAGGCAGGAGAGGGCGGGGAAGGTGCTGA